In one Dreissena polymorpha isolate Duluth1 chromosome 7, UMN_Dpol_1.0, whole genome shotgun sequence genomic region, the following are encoded:
- the LOC127837188 gene encoding beta-alanine-activating enzyme-like — protein sequence MENTTCFKITGPVYDVNGVTLHSLVEEAVAKHAENDCVICDKGTTRTCLTYSHLWDLVLKVEHELSPFVIKGEVVSLCLKVDERMPAVLIGILKMGMAFYNFDAKSCCFSTEITSQLGSRVVIVHQDFEKNVAEALAQKEMVFEQHTVHDNDLHDLSVFVIKERERKFYDCGLAYCITTSGTTGRPKVIQVPHSCIVPNILHLRKIFNLTPADLVLCATTLTFDPMIVEIFTTLSSGASLLVVSPDKKMNASLLLDTIVRNKVTVMQVTPSLLYSGNLFALLGHNSCLRVLALGGEQFPSTEWLAKNRDSKNRTQLVNLYGVTEVSCWAMYYVVTEEDIRENNKIPLGKPLANTEVEIVSVQETGEKMFGQVFISGNGRQCVIGEDPHSQFSDVSNRGVNTGDFVEIQGDNWYFCGRKDSQLKRNGHRINLLEIKNVALSCQNITACEVLHIKRWQKIVVFVMLLDGVHNNTREVVLRHMHGRLPSYSLPDDVHIVQEIPVTEHGKADIRLLEKLYCTLKTKKLEDGDLVEYLASAWMDLLEVNEYHLIVSNFVLDGGDSIKAVQLANELEAKLKRRLPFLMGILMNQTFQQVKQYVIAAARNGDKDLCEYEKTDSPETKEKFVHTFPGNENDLFDSAENKTNMVSRQVTSTIVMNESDTGFVRGYKDNISEINAVVELHFTNIDQRKIEEKVGSNETSNSSFSGEVNEKFSASSLKRKKLNQNKPEDKYLFENVDIARDDTNHQLHAKSEESSTSEAVINLDRSDFKHFSNISTIEAASKNGVKRTKCSDPFLVSISGGNKIHFLQPAFDLGVNDNFVRNIMEHICIEKNNHEEVSSQRIEKVRIQLKLVWKHDMKKCVDASPVIAIGKHRSVVFVGSHSYMFSAIELHTGNILWSLTFPYRIMEQAALSVCGTKIIVCCVDGYVYVLDSHSGAILWQFNTGSALQCAPTVDYVSGHVFVRNFNDVYVCLDVKEYREVWRVSLPDLPGKTSGAVSHCPHQVYFTSSRYGVVFPLDSDNGWVLWQYKIGIPVLVSPVVSSRGVLVACTDGQLYHITHSGELIWKTRVCNTGRISSPPSLEISDLGLAIGNNRTLSKIFIGTHNDNNKTDSSIVVINAENGCIETSRSILSGIPTYVFPYTLRIGCVRKNIDKTCTQGRTTEDNCTTHDKKINIVLFTDTHGMNITSASTFDILCQVGGFQKEIWSSPVLYDNFVVFGCRDNHVYCYKISASQTE from the exons ATGGAAAATACAACTTGTTTTAAG ATCACTGGTCCAGTTTATGACGTCAACGGTGTTACTCTACACAGTCTGGTAGAAGAAGCTGTAGCTAAACATGCAGAAAATGATTGTGTTATTTGTGATAAAGGAACCACTCGGACTTGTCTAACATACAGCCATTTATGGGACCTTGTTTTGAAG GTTGAGCATGAGTTGTCTCCATTTGTGATCAAAGGGGAGGTGGTTTCATTGTGCCTGAAAGTGGATGAACGAATGCCTGCAGTTCTGATTGG TATTCTGAAAATGGGGATGGCATTTTACAACTTTGATGCCAAGAGCTGCTGCTTTTCTACAGAAATCACGAGTCAGCTGGGATCAAGGGTGGTTATCGTTCATCAAGATTTTGAGAAG aatgTCGCAGAAGCACTGGCGCAGAAAGAAATGGTATTTGAACAGCATACTGTCCATGATAATGACCTCCATGACCTTAGTGTTTTCGTGATAAAGGAAAGAGAGAGGAAGTTCTATGATTGTGGTTTGGCATATTGTATAACTACGTCAGGCACCACTGGCCGTCCAAAAGTAATTCAGGTCCCTCATTCCTGTATAGTGCCAAATATTCTACATTTAAG aaagATTTTTAACTTGACCCCAGCTGACCTTGTTCTTTGTGCcacaaccttgacctttgacccaatgATAGTTGAAATATTTACGACCTTGAGTAGCGGAGCGTCTCTCTTAGTTGTCTCCCCTGACAAGAAAATGAATGCTAGCCTTCTTCTTGATACCATCGTCAGAAATAAAGTCACTGTGATGCAG gtGACTCCATCATTGCTGTATTCTGGGAACCTTTTTGCTCTACTTGGACACAACTCCTGTCTAAGAGTATTGGCTTTGGGTGGGGAGCAGTTTCCCAGCACTGAATGGCTGGCTAAAAATAGagattctaaaaatagaacacagCTGGTCAACCTGTATGGTGTCACCGAGGTGTCGTGCTGGGCAATGTATTATGTGGTCACAGAGGAAGATATAAG GGAAAACAACAAGATTCCACTTGGTAAACCTCTAGCAAACACAGAGGTGGAGATTGTAAGTGTCCAAGAGACTGGTGAAAAGATGTTTGGGCAGGTTTTCATAA gtgGTAATGGAAGGCAATGCGTTATTGGTGAAGATCCGCATAGCCAGTTCAGTGATGTATCAAACAGAGGAGTTAACACTGGAGATTTTGTAGAAATTCAGGGAGACAACTGGTATTTTTGTGGTCGAAAGGACAGTCAACTGAAGAGAAATGGGCACAGAATCAATTTACTGGAGATAAAGAAc GTTGCCCTCAGTTGCCAAAATATAACGGCCTGCGAAGTGCTTCACATCAAACGTTGGCAAAAGATAGTCGTTTTTGTTATGCTACTAGATGGTGTCCATAACAACACAAGGGAAGTTGTTTTGCGTCACATGCATGGTCGTTTACCAAGTTACAGCCTGCCAGATGATGTACATATTGTACAAGAGATACCAGTAACAGAACATG GTAAAGCAGATATTAGACTTTTAGAAAAGCTGTACTGTACACTGAAAACAAAGAAGCTGGAAGATGGTGACCTTGTCGAATATTTGGCCTCAGCATGGATG GATCTGTTGGAAGTTAATGAGTATCACCTTATTGTTTCAAACTTTGTCCTTGATGGTGGTGATTCTATAAAAGCAGTACAACTGGCAAATGAGTTGGAGGCAAAACTTAAACGCAG GTTACCATTTTTGATGGGCATTCTAATGAACCAGACTTTCCAGCAAGTAAAGCAATACGTAATTGCTGCTGCAAGAAATGGAGATAAAGATTTATGTGAATATGAGAAGACAGATTCGCCAGAAACAAAGGAGAAATTTGTACATACTTTTCCTGGAAATGAAAACGACCTGTTTGATTCTGCTGAAAATAAGACTAACATGGTATCAAGGCAAGTTACTAGCACTATTGTGATGAATGAAAGTGATACAGGATTTGTAAGAGGTTATAAGGACAATATATCTGAAATCAATGCCGTTGTCGAGTTGCATTTTACTAACATAGATCAGCGCAAAATTGAAGAAAAGGTTGGTTCAAATGAAACTTCGAACTCTAGTTTCAGCGGTGAAGTGAATGAAAAATTTTCAGCATCATcactgaaaagaaagaaattaaatCAGAATAAACCTGAAGATAAATATTTATTCGAAAATGTAGATATAGCGAGAGATGATACTAATCACCAATTACATGCAAAATCTGAAGAAAGCAGTACTTCTGAAGCAGTCATTAATTTAGATAGGTCCGATTTCAAGCATTTCAGTAATATATCGACTATTGAAGCTGCAAGTAAAAATGGTGTCAAGAGAACAAAGTGTTCTGATCCATTTTTGGTGTCCATTAGTGGCGGAAATAAGATCCACTTTCTTCAGCCAGCTTTTGATCTCGGAGTAAATGATAATTTCGTACGAAATATAATGGAACACATttgtattgaaaaaaacaaccatGAAGAGGTATCTAGTCAGAGAATTGAAAAGGTGAGGATTCAGTTGAAGCTCGTTTGGAAACACGACATGAAGAAATGTGTTGATGCCAGTCCGGTGATCGCAATAGGAAAACACAG GTCTGTTGTGTTTGTGGGTTCCCACTCCTACATGTTTTCCGCCATCGAATTGCACACTGGCAACATTCTTTGGAGTCTCACGTTTCCATACAGGATTATGGAACAAGCTGCGCTCAGTGTTTGTGGAACCAAGATTATAGTGT GTTGTGTGGATGGCTATGTATACGTCCTAGATTCCCACAGTGGCGCCATCTTGTGGCAGTTCAACACCGGATCCGCACTGCAGTGTGCTCCCACAGTCGATTATGTGTCGGGTCACGTGTTTGTGCGCAATTTTAACGACGTTTACGTCTGCCTTGACGTAAAA GAATACAGAGAAGTGTGGAGGGTTTCATTACCAGATCTTCCGGGTAAAACATCGGGAGCAGTTAGTCACTGTCCGCATCAAGTCTACTTCACCAGCTCTCGCTATGGTGTCGTCTTCCCTCTAGATAGT GACAACGGCTGGGTGTTGTGGCAGTACAAGATTGGTATTCCAGTGCTGGTATCCCCCGTTGTGTCCTCCAGAGGCGTTCTTGTGGCGTGTACGGACGGACAACTGTATCACATCACTCACAGTGGAGAATTG atttggAAAACCAGGGTTTGCAATACTGGAAGAATATCTTCCCCTCCATCTTTAGAGATTTCCGATTTGGGTCTAGCAATAGGGAACAACAGAACTCTATCAAAAATATTCATTGGAACACACAATGACAATAACAAAACTGACAGTTCTATTGTAGTCATTAATGCAGAAAATGGATGTATAGAAACGTCACGATCTATACTTTCGGGTATTCCAACATATGTTTTTCCATATACGCTGCGTATTGGATGTGTCAGGAAAAATATTGACAAGACATGTACCCAGGGTAGAACCACAGAAGACAACTGTACTACACATGATAAGAAAATAAACATAGTGCTATTTACTGACACGCATGGGATGAATATTACATCCGCATCAACATTTGATATTCTGTGCCAAGTTGGAGGATTCCAAAAGGAGATTTGGTCATCCCCGGTTTTGTATGACAATTTTGTAGTATTTGGTTGCCGAGACAATCATGTGTATTGCTACAAGATATCTGCCAGCCAGACTGAATAA